The proteins below are encoded in one region of Rhodopirellula halodulae:
- a CDS encoding NUDIX domain-containing protein → MLDWIKVAGKLAYDRPTRERLLGYRPVAICLIQSLERDAYLFVQPAAGRNVWMPPQEGIAPNVSVEEATERCLDIELGISRKQMHFRRSTWLGRKSIPEREGSRDVEFSIRPMQGKAYYGTLSKVAEDTPVTCNPAEVSAHQWMTVDQVRNCLADNSARKQELLRVLFAKLVQVEL, encoded by the coding sequence ATGCTCGATTGGATCAAAGTTGCTGGAAAGCTGGCGTACGATCGACCGACTCGTGAACGCTTGTTGGGATACCGGCCGGTCGCGATCTGCTTGATCCAATCTTTGGAGCGGGATGCGTATCTGTTCGTTCAACCGGCGGCTGGGCGAAACGTTTGGATGCCACCGCAGGAAGGCATCGCACCCAATGTGTCGGTCGAAGAAGCCACGGAACGGTGTTTGGACATCGAATTGGGGATTAGTCGCAAACAAATGCACTTCCGGCGTTCGACGTGGTTGGGACGCAAATCTATCCCCGAGAGAGAAGGCAGTCGGGATGTGGAGTTTTCTATCCGTCCGATGCAGGGCAAAGCTTACTACGGTACGCTCAGCAAGGTTGCCGAGGACACGCCTGTCACCTGCAACCCCGCTGAGGTGTCTGCGCACCAGTGGATGACGGTTGATCAGGTTCGCAATTGCTTGGCAGACAATTCAGCTCG
- a CDS encoding PQQ-binding-like beta-propeller repeat protein, translating into MSHSKSCCWRSSATLVASWLLAAAWLPGANVSAQWSGWMGDSRDNRPSNVQLPEDFQSTKPKLVWEADAAGGYSGPAVVGESLFLTDYQTNDDNTVTNFERKNVTGVERVRCLDAATGTEKWSFSYPVSYTISYPAGPRVTPTVEEDRVYTLGAEGDLYCFDVQSGDIRWNKKLPQEYKTKAALWGYASHPLIDGDKLVCVVGGDGTHTVAFNKSTGEEIWRYGSASEQGYVPPTLIQTGGTRQLITASKDWVSSLNPDTGDEYWSVPYEATNGSIIMSPVTTTIEGKHYLYLAGYSNKNLLLELAMDQPTVKVVWQDLHRQAIAPVNVQPMVEGNMLYGFDQKGTFIGAELPSGERLWETALPLAERPVQTGTAFLISPQGDDRYALFTEQGDLVLADLSPKGFREIDRTHLIEPAGVAFGRKVVWSAPAYVGSRIYVRNDKQVLCYDLGS; encoded by the coding sequence ATGTCGCATTCGAAATCTTGTTGTTGGCGTTCATCAGCAACGCTTGTTGCAAGTTGGCTCTTGGCTGCCGCGTGGCTACCAGGTGCCAACGTTTCAGCTCAGTGGTCAGGATGGATGGGCGACTCACGTGATAACCGCCCCTCAAACGTCCAACTGCCCGAAGACTTTCAATCGACGAAGCCCAAACTCGTCTGGGAAGCTGATGCTGCCGGTGGATACTCCGGACCGGCAGTGGTTGGCGAATCCCTGTTCCTGACAGACTATCAAACGAATGATGACAACACGGTCACCAACTTCGAACGCAAAAATGTGACGGGTGTCGAAAGAGTTCGGTGTCTGGACGCAGCCACCGGAACCGAAAAATGGAGCTTCAGCTATCCGGTCTCCTACACCATCTCCTATCCCGCCGGCCCGCGTGTGACACCGACCGTTGAAGAGGATCGTGTTTATACGCTTGGTGCAGAAGGCGACTTGTATTGTTTCGATGTCCAGTCGGGAGACATTCGATGGAACAAAAAGCTTCCCCAGGAATACAAGACCAAGGCTGCTTTGTGGGGCTATGCAAGCCATCCATTGATTGACGGTGACAAATTGGTCTGTGTGGTCGGCGGAGACGGGACTCACACCGTTGCCTTTAACAAATCGACCGGCGAAGAGATCTGGCGATACGGCTCCGCAAGCGAACAAGGATACGTCCCGCCCACGTTGATCCAGACGGGCGGCACTCGGCAGTTGATCACGGCAAGCAAGGATTGGGTTTCTAGTCTGAATCCTGACACCGGGGACGAGTACTGGTCGGTGCCATACGAGGCAACCAACGGTTCGATCATCATGTCACCCGTGACGACCACCATTGAAGGCAAGCACTACCTGTACCTGGCAGGCTACTCGAACAAGAATTTGCTGTTGGAATTGGCAATGGATCAACCAACCGTCAAAGTCGTTTGGCAAGACCTTCATCGTCAAGCAATCGCTCCCGTGAATGTCCAGCCCATGGTTGAAGGCAACATGCTCTACGGATTCGACCAAAAAGGAACCTTCATCGGAGCAGAACTGCCTTCGGGGGAACGCCTCTGGGAAACGGCGTTGCCACTCGCCGAGCGACCGGTGCAAACGGGCACGGCGTTTCTTATCTCACCGCAGGGCGATGACCGCTACGCTCTCTTTACAGAACAAGGCGACCTGGTATTGGCGGACCTCAGTCCGAAAGGGTTTCGTGAGATCGATCGAACGCATTTGATCGAGCCGGCGGGAGTCGCTTTTGGACGAAAAGTTGTCTGGAGTGCTCCCGCTTACGTCGGCTCACGGATCTATGTTCGCAATGACAAACAAGTGCTTTGCTACGACCTGGGAAGCTGA
- a CDS encoding type II toxin-antitoxin system TacA family antitoxin has translation METKSARIETRLSTEQKALIERAAAYLGRSVSDFVLGNAEQAAKAVIEEHERVQLDRTQSRMLVDALLSPPSPNKELRAAAKEHRKKVTSR, from the coding sequence ATGGAAACCAAATCCGCCCGCATTGAGACACGACTCTCCACTGAGCAGAAGGCGCTTATTGAGCGCGCTGCAGCCTATCTTGGGCGCAGTGTGTCCGATTTTGTGCTGGGCAACGCGGAACAAGCTGCCAAGGCGGTTATTGAAGAGCACGAGCGGGTTCAGCTTGACCGAACCCAGAGCCGTATGCTTGTCGATGCACTTCTATCACCACCGTCACCAAACAAAGAGCTGCGAGCTGCCGCGAAGGAACATCGCAAGAAGGTGACAAGTCGGTGA
- a CDS encoding right-handed parallel beta-helix repeat-containing protein, with protein sequence MKVLLQTLLLGCLAAGGLAADLRAERFNVGPDDDWFSLLNGDALQPGDTVSLQSGIYSDSRRLVLSHRGTPASPIVIQAMGGAEVVFRRPDARQNTFNLEGAQYLTLRGLSITAGAAGIRIRGTTNHPAKAITVEEMHIHHINGVAVTCNHPGDDYSGMIFRRNHIHHTAGHGEAFYLGGNNGSAIFHDSEVSENYIHHLDAPEISQGDGIEIKQGSYGNLVARNVIHNTNYPAITVYGASGRTVNRVEENVIWSTNDSAMQVAADCVVRGNWIANEGHCLYSRNHQQAVVGNLDIDGNILIAKGTASAIRIIHPRDSSGSNQLSGPVRIHRNRIVVSEPATAIRIPNDKLIQTGDNVVNEVRLEQRNVTASMIEPSALSSVLTAEHPVWKVLTNADLLRQFQARCTKQTD encoded by the coding sequence ATGAAAGTTTTGCTTCAGACGCTGCTACTTGGTTGTCTGGCTGCAGGCGGTTTGGCAGCAGACTTGCGCGCCGAACGTTTCAACGTGGGACCAGATGATGACTGGTTCTCGCTACTCAACGGAGACGCTCTGCAACCCGGTGACACTGTGTCGCTGCAATCTGGTATCTACAGCGATTCAAGGCGGCTGGTGCTTTCGCACCGCGGCACACCAGCCAGTCCAATTGTCATCCAAGCAATGGGGGGTGCTGAGGTGGTGTTTCGCCGACCCGATGCCCGGCAGAACACATTCAACCTCGAAGGAGCTCAATATCTAACCCTTCGAGGTTTGTCGATCACCGCTGGTGCGGCTGGGATCAGAATCCGCGGCACAACAAACCATCCGGCCAAAGCGATCACAGTGGAGGAGATGCACATCCACCACATCAATGGTGTTGCGGTCACCTGCAACCATCCAGGCGACGACTATTCCGGGATGATCTTTCGCCGGAACCACATTCATCACACCGCGGGACACGGCGAGGCGTTCTATCTGGGCGGCAACAATGGATCGGCCATCTTCCATGATTCCGAGGTGAGCGAGAATTACATTCATCACTTGGACGCTCCCGAAATCAGTCAAGGAGATGGGATCGAGATCAAGCAAGGCAGCTACGGCAATTTGGTCGCACGCAATGTGATCCATAACACCAACTATCCCGCAATCACCGTCTATGGTGCGTCAGGACGGACGGTGAATCGAGTCGAAGAGAATGTGATTTGGAGCACGAATGACAGTGCCATGCAAGTCGCTGCTGACTGCGTGGTCCGCGGCAACTGGATTGCGAACGAAGGGCACTGTCTTTACAGCCGAAATCACCAGCAAGCGGTGGTCGGAAATCTGGACATTGATGGCAACATCCTCATCGCCAAAGGAACCGCATCCGCCATCCGGATCATCCACCCTCGCGACTCATCAGGATCCAATCAACTCAGTGGACCAGTCCGCATTCATCGCAACCGAATTGTCGTGAGTGAACCAGCTACCGCCATTCGTATTCCAAACGACAAGCTCATCCAAACCGGTGACAATGTTGTCAATGAAGTGCGTCTCGAACAGCGGAACGTGACCGCAAGCATGATTGAGCCGTCAGCGTTGTCCTCTGTTCTCACCGCCGAGCATCCCGTCTGGAAGGTCCTGACGAACGCTGACCTACTGAGGCAATTCCAGGCACGTTGCACCAAGCAGACTGACTGA